A portion of the Stigmatella aurantiaca DW4/3-1 genome contains these proteins:
- a CDS encoding DEAD/DEAH box helicase, translating into MSNPFAQLGLSPTSLDALGRARFTQPTPIQARAIPPALAGKDVVGCAATGTGKTAAYVLPLVERFSGRKGLLGLVLAPTRELVQQISEPVRLFAEPHGLTHTVVVGGEDMAAQVEALKERPTFLLATPGRLVDLMASQAVTFPQLEALVLDEADRMLDMGFQFQIETILKALPRRRQTLLFSATLGPDVTRFARDRLYQPVRVEVTRSGTPAERAEQRLYSVKAEEKSALLLTLMRKNEGTALIFTRTKERADKVHKALQRAGYPCDVLHADRTQSQRKQALDAFRQGTCRCLVATDIAARGLDVEDVGHVINYDLPHAPEDYVHRIGRTARAQASGVATTFATPKDAPTLARIESIMRTKVPRLPVPREDPVFQEEWQRHLAAQKDPGPPQKDHGVSKRTPDQAPGRHALTHKRKSSSQK; encoded by the coding sequence GTGAGCAACCCCTTTGCGCAGCTCGGCCTCTCGCCCACCTCCCTCGATGCCTTGGGGCGCGCGCGCTTCACGCAGCCGACCCCCATCCAGGCGCGAGCCATCCCCCCAGCCTTGGCCGGCAAGGATGTCGTCGGGTGCGCGGCCACCGGCACGGGCAAGACGGCCGCCTACGTGCTGCCCCTGGTGGAGCGCTTCTCGGGGCGAAAGGGCCTCCTCGGGCTGGTGCTGGCGCCCACGCGGGAGCTGGTGCAGCAGATCTCCGAGCCGGTGCGGCTCTTCGCCGAGCCCCATGGCCTGACCCACACCGTCGTCGTGGGGGGCGAGGACATGGCGGCCCAGGTGGAGGCGCTGAAGGAGCGTCCCACCTTCCTGCTGGCCACGCCGGGCCGGTTGGTGGACCTGATGGCCTCGCAGGCCGTGACGTTCCCCCAGTTGGAGGCGCTGGTGCTGGACGAGGCGGACCGGATGCTGGACATGGGGTTCCAGTTCCAGATTGAGACCATCCTGAAGGCCCTGCCCCGGCGGCGGCAGACGCTGCTGTTCTCGGCGACGCTGGGGCCGGATGTCACGCGCTTCGCCCGGGACCGGCTGTACCAGCCCGTGCGCGTGGAGGTCACGCGCAGCGGCACCCCCGCCGAGCGCGCCGAGCAGCGGCTGTACTCCGTGAAGGCGGAGGAGAAATCCGCGCTGCTGCTCACGCTGATGCGGAAAAACGAGGGCACGGCGCTCATCTTCACCCGGACGAAAGAGCGCGCGGACAAGGTCCACAAGGCGCTGCAACGCGCGGGATACCCGTGCGATGTGCTGCACGCGGACCGCACGCAGAGCCAGCGCAAGCAGGCGTTGGACGCCTTCCGCCAGGGCACGTGCCGCTGCTTGGTGGCCACGGACATCGCCGCGCGAGGGCTGGACGTGGAGGACGTGGGGCATGTCATCAACTACGACTTGCCGCACGCGCCGGAGGACTACGTGCACCGCATCGGCCGCACGGCGCGGGCCCAGGCCAGCGGGGTGGCCACCACGTTCGCCACCCCGAAAGACGCCCCCACGCTCGCGCGCATCGAGAGCATCATGCGCACGAAGGTTCCGCGCCTGCCGGTGCCGCGTGAGGACCCTGTCTTCCAGGAGGAGTGGCAACGCCACCTCGCCGCCCAGAAAGACCCGGGCCCTCCACAGAAGGACCACGGCGTCTCGAAACGCACACCCGACCAGGCCCCTGGGCGGCATGCCCTCACGCACAAACGTAAAAGCTCCTCACAAAAATAA
- a CDS encoding imm11 family protein, which produces MAQRFFKLADDVAYPHRWYLATPTDSQGCQVHDWDFKRGTPVHLEGRLNIFLKIAGKPLDFSWAGLSIPVVHVTVASLLSEHAPGDVQLIPADIEGQPDQYLVLVATRLIRCIDEKASRILLWTHEDGAPHKVGKYRDVRDMRIDQAKAGDAKIFRPEGWSSTLIIAGELKDALERIGATGTRFEEA; this is translated from the coding sequence ATGGCCCAGCGCTTTTTCAAGCTAGCCGACGACGTCGCTTACCCCCACCGCTGGTACCTGGCCACTCCCACCGACAGCCAGGGTTGCCAGGTGCACGACTGGGACTTCAAGAGAGGAACGCCCGTGCATCTGGAGGGCCGGCTGAACATCTTCCTCAAGATCGCAGGCAAGCCGTTGGATTTCTCCTGGGCGGGCTTGAGCATTCCCGTCGTCCACGTCACGGTCGCCTCCCTGCTGTCGGAACATGCCCCCGGAGACGTACAACTCATCCCCGCAGACATCGAGGGCCAACCGGATCAATACCTCGTCCTTGTGGCAACACGCCTGATCCGCTGCATCGACGAGAAGGCCTCACGGATTCTGCTTTGGACCCATGAGGACGGAGCGCCACACAAGGTTGGCAAGTATCGGGATGTCCGGGATATGCGCATCGACCAAGCGAAGGCGGGAGATGCCAAGATCTTCCGCCCCGAGGGCTGGTCGAGCACCCTGATCATCGCCGGGGAACTCAAGGACGCTCTGGAGCGCATCGGCGCCACGGGCACGAGATTCGAGGAGGCCTAA
- a CDS encoding choice-of-anchor A family protein, which translates to MVNASGCADGQREGFTDVASYPNIAGCGGAWTIPGVSLFAPAEAPSCPGLTPQDTRNPACARGAGDDGSNPSGAGCNVADLCAPGWHVCLDANDVTRASVSGCGGATKPGDPPLLFLTRQSSTGCGECATGTRADSACSSRTCEPGCLQTERVSNDVFGCGNYGAIPSGACNPLNRFSDDLCEGIASRGWACNLPGSADDTGYCETFTIVHANPSTGGVACCRNGFSSDSDGDGVLDEDDNCLSVPNPDQTDSDGDGFGDACDECTDVDGDGVCDENDNCPSTPNPGQADADGDGLGDVCDSCPGPVDLSASQVTGTCEAATQDFTLSVQVANAGPAPVAAGLKVAFYAGAPASGGTLLGVATVAAGIPAGAQAVASIVLNPVSGGAVEVFAVADDDGTGQGRELECSEGNNATSAPVTLECLPPPACIEVRLNDYNVFVTGDYTLGTDVEGRVAAGGNISMTNFSVGWKLPSSDTAPVLVAGGHLTLSHGGVWGDAAYGGTYSANNVTYVRGAPAQGTPVDFAARGAEVRALSTRLSSLSANGITRRESWGGLMLSGSLPDVNVFNVNASDFTGAVLLSIDAPAGSLAVLNIRGASATLSGGHSFSGGIDQRGVLFNFVDATSINAQGYGLWGTLLAPNAHVNFANGSFDGGIYARSLTGNAEGHLNPLGDRDICDGPAFKVLLAQQVTGYAGINEEYALVKSYLDALGISYTALTIGSGGLTPAQVEGYDAVVLLTYTAPVESVTTVNTLTQFYAQGGGLIVTGDDITWARQPGAPQTAWEDMTRLTNLGNGVIALHRVILSTSSHPVIAGIEGTVFQYPLDIDTKQVKASTPPTVLASAQLSNTGVSVGPVIATYENPNALGGRVVTINVGFYNGIDTTPYTGAPYIGPTIPPDVARKLLNNSIHWVLGQ; encoded by the coding sequence ATGGTGAACGCGAGTGGTTGCGCGGACGGTCAGCGCGAGGGGTTCACGGATGTCGCGTCCTACCCCAACATCGCCGGCTGTGGCGGCGCCTGGACGATTCCCGGGGTGTCGCTGTTCGCTCCGGCGGAAGCTCCTTCCTGTCCGGGCTTGACGCCTCAGGACACCCGCAACCCGGCCTGTGCGCGGGGCGCGGGGGATGATGGCAGCAATCCCTCGGGCGCGGGGTGCAACGTCGCCGACCTGTGCGCGCCCGGGTGGCACGTCTGTCTGGACGCCAACGACGTGACGCGGGCCTCGGTATCTGGGTGTGGGGGCGCGACGAAGCCGGGGGATCCGCCGCTGCTGTTCCTCACCCGCCAGAGCAGCACCGGCTGCGGCGAGTGTGCCACCGGGACGCGGGCTGACTCGGCGTGCAGTTCGCGTACCTGCGAGCCCGGGTGTTTGCAGACGGAGCGGGTCTCCAATGACGTGTTTGGCTGCGGCAACTACGGCGCGATTCCGTCCGGAGCCTGCAACCCGCTCAACCGGTTCTCGGATGACCTGTGTGAGGGCATCGCGAGCCGGGGCTGGGCCTGCAATCTGCCGGGCAGCGCCGATGACACGGGCTACTGCGAGACCTTCACCATCGTGCACGCCAACCCCTCGACGGGGGGCGTGGCGTGCTGCCGCAACGGTTTCTCCAGCGACAGCGACGGGGATGGGGTGCTGGATGAGGATGACAACTGCTTGTCCGTTCCCAACCCGGACCAGACGGACTCCGATGGCGACGGCTTCGGCGATGCCTGTGACGAGTGCACGGATGTCGACGGCGATGGCGTCTGTGACGAGAACGACAACTGCCCCTCCACGCCCAACCCGGGCCAAGCGGACGCCGATGGCGATGGGCTGGGCGATGTGTGTGATTCCTGCCCCGGGCCGGTGGATCTCTCGGCCTCGCAGGTGACGGGCACGTGTGAGGCGGCCACGCAGGACTTCACGCTGAGCGTTCAGGTGGCCAACGCGGGGCCCGCCCCGGTGGCCGCGGGGCTCAAGGTGGCCTTCTACGCGGGGGCTCCGGCCTCCGGCGGCACCCTGCTCGGGGTGGCCACGGTGGCGGCGGGGATCCCGGCGGGCGCTCAGGCCGTGGCCTCGATCGTGCTGAACCCCGTGTCCGGTGGGGCCGTGGAGGTCTTCGCCGTGGCGGATGACGACGGCACGGGCCAGGGACGGGAGCTGGAGTGCAGCGAGGGCAACAACGCCACCTCGGCGCCGGTGACCCTGGAGTGCTTGCCTCCGCCCGCCTGCATCGAGGTTCGCCTGAATGACTACAACGTGTTCGTGACCGGGGACTACACCCTGGGCACGGATGTGGAGGGCCGGGTCGCCGCGGGCGGCAACATCTCCATGACGAACTTCTCCGTGGGCTGGAAGCTGCCGTCTTCGGACACGGCGCCCGTGTTGGTGGCCGGTGGTCACCTGACGCTCTCCCACGGTGGCGTCTGGGGCGATGCCGCGTACGGCGGGACCTACAGCGCCAACAACGTGACGTATGTCCGCGGCGCTCCCGCCCAGGGCACCCCCGTGGACTTCGCCGCCCGGGGGGCCGAGGTGCGCGCGCTCTCCACCCGGCTGTCCAGCCTGTCCGCGAATGGCATCACCCGGCGCGAGTCCTGGGGCGGCCTCATGCTGAGTGGCTCCTTGCCCGATGTGAATGTCTTCAACGTGAATGCCAGTGACTTCACCGGCGCGGTGCTGCTGTCCATCGATGCGCCCGCGGGCTCCCTGGCGGTGCTCAACATCCGGGGCGCCTCGGCCACGCTCTCCGGCGGCCACTCGTTCAGCGGTGGCATCGATCAGCGCGGGGTCCTCTTCAACTTCGTGGATGCCACGTCGATCAATGCCCAGGGCTATGGCCTGTGGGGCACGTTGCTGGCCCCCAACGCCCATGTGAACTTCGCCAACGGCAGCTTCGATGGAGGCATCTATGCCCGGTCGCTCACGGGCAACGCCGAGGGGCACCTCAACCCGCTGGGAGACCGGGACATCTGCGATGGCCCCGCCTTCAAGGTCCTGCTCGCCCAGCAGGTCACGGGCTACGCGGGAATCAATGAGGAGTACGCCCTGGTCAAGTCGTACCTGGATGCGCTGGGGATCTCGTACACGGCGCTGACGATTGGATCGGGCGGGCTGACGCCCGCGCAGGTCGAGGGCTACGACGCCGTCGTCTTGTTGACGTACACCGCGCCCGTCGAGAGCGTCACCACCGTCAACACGCTGACCCAGTTCTACGCCCAGGGTGGCGGGCTGATCGTCACGGGGGATGACATCACCTGGGCCCGGCAGCCCGGCGCGCCCCAGACGGCCTGGGAGGACATGACGCGCCTGACGAACCTGGGCAACGGGGTGATCGCCCTCCACAGGGTGATCCTCTCCACCTCGAGCCACCCGGTCATCGCGGGAATCGAGGGGACGGTGTTCCAGTATCCGCTCGACATCGACACGAAGCAGGTCAAGGCCAGTACGCCTCCCACGGTGCTCGCCTCGGCACAGCTCAGCAACACCGGGGTTTCGGTGGGGCCGGTCATCGCCACCTACGAGAACCCGAATGCGCTGGGGGGCCGGGTCGTGACGATCAACGTGGGCTTCTACAATGGCATCGACACGACGCCCTACACGGGGGCGCCCTACATCGGGCCCACGATTCCGCCGGACGTGGCCCGGAAGCTGCTGAACAACTCCATCCACTGGGTGCTGGGCCAGTAA
- a CDS encoding AHH domain-containing protein, with amino-acid sequence MALSKSPVLEEFEKALGASASMQAVMQAAMWTVVTLLVLLTMPEPVSKFVAAGATVGLIVWTGAQTLYNLITGWFQLMEEVKGATTFGEIRKAGENFGKLFSREAAQAFAMIAMALLTNTAKGFAEQVGTLPGSAQVSIQAARHEGILLSEVSAVEPVTVADDGFLVALPPGAVAMTVRGGPWTPLFEELFAKVGMRLKDPENIVPLKGHKGPHPRRYHEIVYERLQEALGDCRSIVECRTDLTRELRSLADEIAMPGTELNQLVPQRK; translated from the coding sequence ATGGCGCTGAGCAAGAGCCCCGTGCTGGAGGAATTCGAGAAGGCGCTGGGCGCGAGCGCGAGCATGCAGGCCGTCATGCAAGCCGCGATGTGGACTGTCGTCACGTTGCTCGTCCTACTGACGATGCCCGAGCCGGTAAGCAAATTCGTGGCAGCTGGGGCGACGGTGGGGCTCATTGTCTGGACAGGCGCCCAGACGCTCTACAATCTAATAACCGGTTGGTTCCAGTTGATGGAAGAGGTGAAAGGAGCCACCACCTTCGGGGAGATTCGCAAGGCGGGCGAGAATTTCGGCAAGTTGTTCTCGCGTGAGGCGGCCCAAGCGTTCGCCATGATCGCGATGGCGCTCCTGACGAATACTGCGAAAGGGTTTGCTGAACAGGTGGGGACACTGCCCGGTTCGGCACAGGTGTCAATACAGGCTGCGAGGCATGAAGGCATCTTGCTGTCCGAAGTGAGCGCGGTGGAACCGGTGACCGTGGCAGACGATGGCTTCCTCGTCGCACTTCCCCCGGGCGCAGTGGCGATGACGGTGCGCGGGGGGCCATGGACGCCCCTGTTCGAAGAGCTTTTCGCCAAGGTGGGAATGCGGCTGAAGGATCCTGAAAACATCGTGCCTCTCAAGGGACACAAGGGGCCTCACCCGCGGCGATACCATGAAATCGTCTACGAGCGCTTGCAGGAAGCGTTGGGAGACTGTCGCAGCATCGTGGAGTGCCGGACGGATTTGACCCGCGAACTCCGCAGCCTCGCAGACGAGATCGCCATGCCCGGGACGGAACTGAACCAGCTCGTCCCCCAGAGGAAATAA
- a CDS encoding PEP/pyruvate-binding domain-containing protein → MRLSAPFFVSPAFRLLGLLGLLLALPSAAGAPRKHPPYVHEIRDAATFSLYAHPVETEEIGKFLIDVKTDRVYFFDVNLFRLHQDFVIRAILRRPMTDAERTAYFQNYREDKPSYILGYITHHRTAKQWTFSYWESDKIRAADVRRTRQRLLETFFIQDLAFRPDSTRQEALLAELTDIPTVTSDSLYKQSDYRPFNLGKATGRLRIVPVGTSYDSLLFEPEDIVVLQESYPDLPPVAGVLSTRFSTPLSHVNLRARAWGIPNATLKDAATRYAALDGQLVQLEVRGASHTLRPATEREAASWKQTRESARKVQVPAVNLKVRELRPLQRMRVQDARIFGTKAANLGEILRLRGREVSIPEGFGIPFVFYQEHLRRHGLDTALEALLAEPRFQQEAAWRKARLEAFRAQVTSASLDAALLDAVEARVRDALGGKGVFVRSSTNAEDLKGFNGAGLYDTVPNVVGREALGAAIKQVWASLWNFHAVEERRRFGIPPSSVFSAVLVQTGVDATSAGVLVTKNLYDLSDNHTFTINAKRGLGLSVVSGTTVPEQVLYDIRYPGARVVSRSEDATMLVFDAQGGLKEVPTGAAEPVLSEVRARELALVAAKLVKVFPRSGPLDIEWVLEGNKVWIVQARPFIDAVH, encoded by the coding sequence ATGCGACTCTCCGCGCCGTTTTTTGTGTCTCCGGCCTTCCGCCTCCTGGGCCTGCTGGGGCTCCTGCTGGCCCTGCCTTCCGCGGCCGGGGCTCCCCGGAAGCATCCGCCGTACGTGCACGAGATTCGCGACGCGGCCACCTTCTCCCTCTATGCCCACCCGGTGGAGACCGAGGAGATCGGCAAGTTCCTCATCGATGTGAAGACGGACCGCGTCTACTTCTTCGACGTCAACCTCTTCCGGTTGCACCAGGACTTCGTCATCCGCGCCATCTTGCGGCGGCCGATGACCGACGCCGAGCGGACCGCCTACTTCCAGAACTACCGCGAGGACAAGCCCAGCTACATCCTGGGCTACATCACCCACCACCGCACCGCGAAGCAGTGGACCTTCAGCTACTGGGAGAGCGACAAGATCCGCGCCGCGGACGTGCGCCGTACCCGGCAGCGTCTCCTGGAGACGTTCTTCATCCAGGACCTGGCCTTCCGGCCGGACTCCACGCGCCAGGAGGCCCTGCTCGCGGAGCTGACCGACATCCCCACCGTCACCAGTGACTCGCTCTACAAGCAGTCCGACTACCGGCCCTTCAACTTGGGCAAGGCCACGGGCCGTCTGCGCATCGTTCCGGTGGGCACGTCTTACGACTCGCTCCTCTTCGAGCCCGAGGACATCGTCGTCCTCCAGGAGTCCTATCCGGACCTGCCGCCGGTGGCGGGGGTGCTCTCCACGCGCTTCTCCACCCCGCTGTCCCACGTGAACTTGCGCGCCCGCGCTTGGGGCATCCCCAACGCCACGCTCAAGGACGCCGCCACGCGCTATGCCGCGCTGGACGGGCAGTTGGTTCAGCTCGAGGTCCGGGGCGCCTCGCACACCCTGCGCCCGGCCACCGAGCGCGAGGCCGCCTCCTGGAAGCAGACCCGCGAGTCCGCGCGCAAGGTTCAAGTCCCCGCCGTCAACCTGAAGGTCCGCGAGCTGCGCCCGCTTCAGCGGATGCGGGTCCAGGATGCCCGGATCTTCGGAACCAAGGCGGCCAACCTGGGGGAGATCCTCCGGCTCCGGGGCCGCGAGGTCTCCATTCCAGAAGGCTTTGGCATCCCCTTCGTCTTCTACCAGGAGCACCTGCGCCGCCATGGGCTCGACACCGCGCTGGAGGCCCTGTTGGCCGAACCGCGCTTCCAGCAGGAGGCCGCCTGGCGCAAGGCGCGACTGGAGGCCTTCCGGGCTCAAGTCACCTCGGCGTCCCTCGATGCGGCGCTGCTGGACGCGGTGGAGGCGCGGGTGCGTGACGCGCTGGGCGGCAAGGGCGTCTTCGTGCGCTCTTCCACCAACGCCGAGGACTTGAAGGGCTTCAACGGCGCGGGGCTCTACGACACGGTGCCCAACGTGGTGGGGCGAGAGGCCCTGGGGGCGGCCATCAAGCAGGTCTGGGCCTCCTTGTGGAACTTCCACGCCGTGGAGGAGCGCCGCCGCTTCGGCATCCCCCCCTCGTCCGTGTTCTCGGCGGTGCTCGTGCAGACCGGTGTCGATGCCACCTCCGCCGGCGTGCTGGTGACCAAGAACCTCTATGATTTGAGTGACAACCATACCTTCACCATCAATGCCAAACGCGGGCTGGGGCTGAGCGTGGTGTCCGGGACGACCGTTCCCGAGCAGGTGCTCTATGACATTCGCTACCCGGGGGCCCGGGTGGTGTCGCGCTCGGAGGATGCGACGATGCTCGTGTTCGACGCGCAGGGAGGGCTCAAGGAGGTGCCCACGGGGGCCGCCGAGCCCGTGCTCTCGGAGGTGCGCGCCCGGGAGCTGGCGTTGGTGGCGGCGAAGCTGGTGAAGGTGTTCCCTCGCAGCGGGCCGCTGGACATCGAATGGGTCCTGGAAGGCAACAAAGTCTGGATTGTCCAGGCCCGGCCCTTTATCGACGCGGTGCATTGA
- a CDS encoding protein kinase domain-containing protein, translated as MNQAEPPGTPPPDGREPSPLETAPTLPGRTAPAAVDVPVLPLAPMEAGRYTLIGELAQGGIGRILRARDQRLNRPVAIKELLSPGRDMEARFITEALVTARLQHPSIVPVYEAGRWPSGEPFFAMKLVAGRSLADILAEKKTLEQRLALLPHVLAVAEAIAYAHTERIIHRDLKPANVLVGDFGETVVIDWGLAKDLGREGPGAEAFPQAGEPAPQNGSLTRLGTVIGTPAYMPPEQAAAHPVDERADVYALGAILYHLLAGAQPYDGGSSDEILEQVVKHPPPPLGQRQRGIPEDLLALVTKAMAREPSQRYATARELAEDLRRFQTGQIVGAHVYSLRERALRFVRRYRAAVAVTAVALLLLASVGAVSVRRIVAERDRAERKQVEAEAARSDAENTRQLALERADELTLLHARAAVEKDPNEAIAWLRSLSPHFTRWPAVRILAADAQSRGLATVLRGHTQTLDDMAFTRDGRRLVSSSDDHTVRVWELERGESRVLSGHTDEVWRLVLSPDQRFAATASKDRTARLWELDTGKSQVFAGHAGAVDGIALTPDGRHLLTSNRGDDLLRLWNVATGALERTFATGMGPLGQLKRSPNGRYVLVHSLRQPRAQLWDLERGTSRTLEHGGTIRSLAFSPLGDTAVTGGEDQTLRQWDVRTGQGRVLGEKLGILWAVAFSPDGKQLAAGNGDGQVRLWELATGQGRLLGQHDGRVNRLAFSPDGQRLASGSDDRTARVWEPSTGLSRVLHGHTSAVHPIAFTPDGKRLAVSGYDGTARIFTLSTAVDRVLAKAPTPLHTLAVSPGGRHLAVAGTDGSLRLINASTGTFHLLEAPAPEGARKDPLAFSPEGRWLARGGPGGRIHLWDSASGQALRPLEGHLAPLSALTFSRDGRQLASADMGGEVRLWDLDSGQAHSLGWHTGAVQRLTFSPDGNQLASGSADTTIRRWDLTQGGFQELRAHEDAVGALVFSSDGQQLVSGGMDHTLRLWDLTRGQGQRVDVSGNGVLELLLAPGERLISASLKDSMVRRWEGRTGQALPPLRGHRGDITALALSPDGRRLASASEDRTVRLWDLESGESRVLRGHTARVTGVGFLNDQTLVSTSEDGTVRLWPDELPMSPKALRSWLEQAAATPP; from the coding sequence ATGAATCAGGCCGAGCCGCCCGGGACCCCTCCTCCCGACGGACGGGAGCCCTCTCCCCTGGAAACGGCGCCCACGCTGCCGGGACGCACCGCGCCCGCTGCCGTGGACGTGCCTGTCCTGCCGCTGGCCCCGATGGAAGCGGGCCGCTACACGCTCATCGGGGAGCTGGCGCAAGGGGGCATCGGCCGCATCCTCCGGGCCCGGGACCAGCGCCTGAACCGGCCCGTGGCCATCAAGGAGCTGCTGTCGCCCGGCCGGGACATGGAGGCGCGCTTCATCACCGAGGCCCTCGTCACCGCCCGCCTCCAGCACCCCTCCATCGTCCCCGTCTACGAAGCGGGGCGTTGGCCCAGCGGCGAGCCCTTCTTCGCGATGAAGCTCGTCGCGGGCCGCTCGCTGGCGGACATCCTCGCCGAGAAGAAGACGCTGGAGCAGCGGCTGGCGCTGCTGCCGCACGTGCTCGCGGTGGCCGAGGCCATCGCCTACGCCCACACCGAGCGCATCATCCACCGGGACCTCAAGCCGGCCAACGTGCTGGTGGGAGACTTCGGGGAGACGGTGGTCATCGACTGGGGGCTGGCCAAGGACCTGGGCCGAGAGGGCCCCGGGGCCGAGGCTTTCCCGCAGGCGGGCGAGCCGGCTCCCCAGAACGGGAGCCTCACCCGGCTGGGCACCGTCATTGGCACCCCGGCCTACATGCCCCCGGAGCAGGCCGCCGCCCACCCCGTGGACGAGCGCGCCGATGTGTACGCCCTGGGCGCCATCCTCTACCACCTGCTGGCGGGCGCGCAGCCCTACGATGGCGGCTCCTCGGATGAGATCCTCGAGCAGGTGGTGAAGCACCCGCCCCCGCCACTTGGCCAGCGCCAGCGCGGCATCCCCGAGGACCTGCTCGCGCTGGTGACCAAGGCGATGGCGCGCGAGCCCTCGCAGCGCTACGCCACCGCGCGCGAGTTGGCGGAGGACCTGCGGCGCTTCCAGACGGGGCAGATTGTCGGCGCGCACGTGTACTCGCTCCGGGAGCGGGCCTTGCGCTTCGTGCGCCGCTACCGGGCGGCCGTGGCGGTGACGGCGGTGGCGCTGCTGCTGCTGGCCAGCGTGGGCGCGGTGAGCGTGCGGCGCATCGTCGCCGAGCGGGACCGTGCCGAGCGCAAGCAAGTGGAGGCCGAGGCGGCCCGGAGCGACGCGGAGAACACGCGGCAACTGGCCCTGGAGCGAGCCGACGAGCTCACCCTGCTCCACGCCCGCGCCGCCGTGGAGAAGGACCCAAACGAGGCCATCGCCTGGCTGCGCAGCCTCTCGCCCCACTTCACCCGGTGGCCCGCGGTGCGCATCCTGGCCGCGGACGCGCAGTCGCGGGGCCTGGCCACCGTGCTGCGCGGCCACACGCAGACGCTGGACGACATGGCCTTCACCCGGGATGGCCGGCGCCTCGTCTCGAGCAGCGACGACCACACGGTCCGCGTCTGGGAGCTGGAGCGGGGCGAGTCCCGGGTCCTCTCGGGACATACCGATGAGGTGTGGCGGCTGGTGCTCTCGCCGGATCAGCGGTTCGCCGCCACCGCCAGCAAGGACCGCACCGCGAGACTGTGGGAGCTGGACACGGGCAAGAGCCAGGTGTTCGCGGGCCACGCGGGCGCCGTGGATGGCATTGCGCTCACGCCCGACGGACGGCACCTGCTCACCAGCAACCGGGGAGATGACCTGCTGCGCCTCTGGAACGTGGCCACCGGCGCGTTGGAGCGGACCTTCGCGACGGGCATGGGCCCCCTCGGCCAGCTCAAGCGTTCTCCCAACGGGCGGTATGTCCTCGTCCACTCCCTGCGGCAGCCCCGCGCACAGCTCTGGGACCTGGAGCGGGGCACCTCGCGCACGCTGGAGCACGGGGGGACGATCCGGTCCCTGGCCTTCTCCCCGCTCGGGGACACCGCCGTCACGGGGGGAGAGGATCAGACCTTGCGCCAGTGGGACGTGCGCACGGGCCAGGGCCGGGTGCTCGGCGAAAAGCTCGGCATCCTCTGGGCCGTGGCCTTCTCGCCGGACGGGAAGCAGCTCGCGGCGGGCAACGGGGACGGCCAGGTGCGCCTGTGGGAGCTCGCCACGGGCCAGGGCCGGCTGTTGGGGCAACATGACGGGCGCGTCAACCGGCTCGCCTTCTCCCCGGATGGCCAACGGCTCGCCTCGGGCAGCGATGACCGCACGGCCCGGGTGTGGGAGCCGAGCACTGGCCTGAGCCGGGTCCTCCACGGACACACGAGCGCGGTGCACCCCATCGCGTTCACCCCGGACGGGAAGCGGCTCGCCGTGAGCGGATACGACGGGACCGCGCGCATCTTCACCCTGTCGACGGCCGTGGACCGGGTGCTCGCCAAGGCCCCCACGCCCTTGCACACCCTGGCCGTCTCGCCGGGAGGGCGGCACCTGGCCGTCGCGGGCACGGACGGCTCCCTGCGGCTCATCAACGCCAGCACCGGGACCTTCCACCTCCTGGAGGCGCCGGCCCCGGAAGGCGCGCGAAAGGACCCCCTGGCGTTCTCACCCGAGGGCCGGTGGCTGGCCCGGGGAGGCCCCGGGGGAAGAATCCACCTGTGGGACTCTGCCTCGGGGCAGGCCCTGCGCCCGCTGGAGGGACACCTCGCCCCGCTCTCCGCCCTGACCTTCTCCCGGGATGGCCGTCAGCTCGCCTCCGCGGACATGGGCGGCGAGGTGCGCCTGTGGGACCTGGACTCCGGCCAGGCCCACTCGCTGGGATGGCACACGGGCGCCGTCCAGCGGCTCACCTTCTCTCCGGACGGAAACCAGCTCGCCTCGGGGAGCGCGGACACCACGATCCGCCGATGGGACCTGACGCAGGGAGGGTTCCAGGAGCTGCGGGCCCACGAGGACGCGGTGGGCGCCCTGGTCTTCTCCTCGGATGGGCAGCAGCTCGTCAGCGGAGGAATGGACCACACGCTGCGCCTCTGGGACCTGACGCGAGGCCAAGGCCAGCGGGTGGACGTCAGTGGCAACGGCGTCCTGGAGCTCCTGCTGGCACCGGGCGAGCGGCTGATCAGCGCGAGCTTGAAGGACAGCATGGTGCGGCGCTGGGAGGGCCGCACGGGCCAGGCCCTGCCGCCGCTGCGAGGCCACCGAGGGGACATCACCGCCCTGGCGCTCTCACCGGACGGACGGCGGCTGGCCTCGGCGAGCGAGGACCGGACGGTGCGGCTGTGGGACCTGGAGAGCGGCGAGAGCCGGGTGCTCCGGGGGCACACGGCGCGGGTGACGGGCGTGGGCTTCCTGAACGACCAGACGCTCGTCTCGACCAGCGAGGATGGGACGGTGCGGCTCTGGCCGGACGAGCTGCCCATGAGCCCCAAGGCGCTGCGCTCCTGGCTGGAGCAGGCGGCGGCCACGCCTCCCTGA